TAAATTTATCAGTGCattaaaccaacaacatgtctgttagatcctgtacccactaaattactgaaagaattgttacctgtagcagaagaaccgcttctcaatattattaactcatcgttatctttaggtcaggtcccaaaaccattcaagctggcggctattaagcctcttattaagaaaccactACTAAAtcctagtgaactggcaaattacagacccatttcaaatcttcagtttatgtctaaaattttagaaaaagttgtgtctgctcaattgtgctccttcttgcaaaaaaaatgatctctatgaagaatgcttcttgcgtcagaccaaggctgcatctcattgctagttttacttgatcttagtgctgcgttcaaCACTATtgatcatgacatactcatagatcgattacaaaactatacgggtattcaatGGTAGGCTTTAAGATAGTTTAGATCCTACCTGTAcgatcgctaccactttgtttatttaaacaggGAGTCATCTCAATTATCACCAGTAAAATATGGAgtgccacaaggatctgtcctaggtcctctgctattttcaatatacatgttgccccttggtaatattattagaaaatacgggattagtttccattgttatgctgatgatactcaactatatatctcaacaagctaacagagtgtgttaaaaatgtaaaagattgtatgaccaataattttctcctattgaaattcggataagaccgagatattacttattggaccaaaaaaaacagtacacagaatctcttggattaaaATTTGCAATTAGtcggatgtactgttacttcctctacagtcaaaaatctgggtgttatattagacagcaacttgtcttttgaaaatatttcccaTTTTACAAAaccagcattcttccatcttagaaacattgccaagctacgAAACATGGTCCGTttctgatgcagaaaagctagttcatgcattcatgacctctagactggactattgtaatgcactgttagctggttgtcctgcatcgTCAATATACAAGCTACAGGTAGTCCAAAAcgcagcggctagagtccttaccaggtcaagaaaatatgatcatataaccccaattttacagtctctgcactggctacctattaagttccgtatcagttacaaaatattattacttacctataaggcccttaatggtttagctccttcgtacctaactagtcttctaccacgctacaatccatcATGTCTCTTTTTGCGCGggcaagcttcagtctggatccaacccttaaatgatctgagatgaccaaacacctgagaagagatgatgccaacccctcagaggacctcagatgatgccaaccctgaaACAACACATAGAGCTACCAAATTTTGCTACAAGTCTgattgcaacatataatcattgctgttaatagtgttcattATCTGTTTGATTACGTCATTAACTGACTTTTaccgtacatttctgccatatgtacatcaacttgacagtcaccactgataagcaactactaaatatattgtagaaacttaatttcctgtaaagctgctttgcaatttatatcgtgaaaagcgctatacaaataaacttgaattgaaccCCTTGAGATCCACTGGTCTTTAGTATATAGCTAACACTGTAGAAgcattttttaaacactttcaTATGTGGTAACTGGtaatatcatatattttatatatcacAGGTATTATCTATCAACAAAGgtatttttctcaaaaaaatctgacaataagcagaaaattcccatttaaCAACTTACCACACTACTGTCTTATGTGAGTTTAATGAACTTTATTCTTTCCTTTAGCAATAATGTTGACAATGTTCAAAAGCTTTTCTGTAATGCTGAATTTAATGGATTTATGTGAAACTGgtttatgttaatatttacttgagtaaaCAGAATGACAACTTAACTTTGTCTCCACTTAGCcccattttttattttccttattatttttcttaatgtcacattaaaacaatttaataaatgatttagtcattaaaaatgtagAACATTCAGTAACATTAGATAAttctaatttattatttaaatacttttccAAGTTGCTATATGTATCCTAACACAGTCTGGTCTTGCTTTAGATCAGCACAATCATcttttatgcaaatatatatttcaataataaaaaaaaaaagagaccaaTGAAACAACACAactacattattaataaaacatatgaCAGAGAAAATAAGATATGAAAATTTAGGAAATTGTGATGAAATGCCTCCCTAGAACACACAACCGAGTCATGATGGTTTAATTGAGGTCAGTTCTGCTTGTATATTAAAGTGAACTGCACTGCAATAGACACGTGTGTTCCCtgcatgcagtttttttttttttattgggaTGATATATAATGTGCTCATTCTTATCGGTTTCATTCAGTTGTAAGAAAACTGGTATATACAGCTGAAGAATATACTGTCCCACAATCATGCATTTGCTGGTGTGAGGTTACGAAGCATCTTTTCAGCTCAGCAAGAGGATgcacttatttaaataaaaactactttactgtatttttgttcagcCCGTGTGTTGTAACAGCACATACTACATTTTCCTCAGACAGTAATAACACAGATCACATTCGTTGTCATCTGTACTTTTCTCAAAATAAGCCCTGAGCAAAAGTTCCTGTAAACAAGCATCACATTCATTTACACACGTCATGCTACTAATCTAAACTAATCAGCAACAATACATTCTGAATCTACTGTACCAATCTGTGCTGCTAACTGATTTGTTGCACTGATCACAAGTTCCTTCTCTGTTTTGAAGAAACGAAAGATCACAGATGTATTCTTAAAAGGAACAGCAGatccaaaaatgaaacaatcaatcgtcatttactcaccgttGACTTTATttccttaaatggaagatgtttTGCAGAATGTTGACACAGCTCATTTTCATACAATGCAAGTGAATGAGGACTGAGGCTGCCAAGTTCAAAATATGATCAACAAATTTATGCAGGCATTATAGATGTAGTTTATACGACTTGTGCAATATATTTCAAGTCTTTTTAAGTCATAAGATAGATCTGTGTGAGGAAAAGAAGAATTCAGTGAAAATCTTCCCTTCCATTCATAACCATTGGTTATGATGAACACCATAATAATCAGTCAAGATTGGCAACAATGACATCAAATCTGTCATGATGTGTTCTCTCATgccatatgtaaatatatagtgtatatagcgaatataaatatatagtgaATATAGTGCACGATTCACTACTTTTTTGATAATTCAAAGGAATGGTTTactcaaaaactgaaaatttgctcaccctcaagccatccaaaatgtagatgaatttgtttcttcattggaacggATTTGGAGTaatttacatcacttgctcaccaatggatcctctgcagtaaatgggtgccgttagaatgagagtccaaacagctgataaaaacatcacaataatccagaaGTAATTCGCACAACTTCAATCCATCAATTAAGGTCTTGTGAAACAAAAAGCTCTGAGTTTGTAAGAAGTAAATCCACCATGATGCTTTTAACTTAAccgttgcttccagctaaaatacaagtcctctatccataatgcAGCTTTCGCCAATGTCTCATCTGAAACAGTCCAacaacagttctaaacaaatacatcagtggattttgatgtgagaggacaacagggcaTGGACTTTCTCACTGGAGGAAGTTTTATCATTGATAatggactggtattttggccagaaggtttgaagtttaaaagcCTTAATGATGTATTTGCTTCTCACAAATATGGAGCTTTTTACGTCACAAGACATtatttgatggactggagtcatgttggatacttgtggattattgtgattatttaatcagctgtttggactttcaatctgatggcacccattcactgcagaggatccattggtgatcaagtgatgtaatgttaatttttttcaaatcagttCCGATGAAGACACAAATTCATCTGATGGCCTaagggtgaatacattttcagcaaattttttatctttggttgaactatccctttaatggtgctattttgtaattattggaGCTTGACAGAGCAGTCCAAATtcacttttattgtatggaaaaaaGCGATGTGAAGATTCTGCATCTCACTTCTCATTTTGGGTTTGGAACGAGGCGAGTAAAGTGATgatggaatttttatttttgggtgaactattcatttaagaGTTTGGCAAACAATTTTTTCAGAAGTGCATGCTGTTTTCAAATGCAGTTTATTTTGTGCATCCTTTGTGCAGGATTGAGTATGATAAATAAGTGTGTTCACTTTGACCATTGGCTAATACAGTTCATGCGGTGCATGATGTAAAAGGTCAGCTAGTCATTCCTTGGCGAGTCTCTGTATTAGCGAATACCATTCTGTCCGTTTCCGTGTAATGTAGGTGGGTGTTATGATCTGAGCGGGCAGGTGGGGACAGCCCTCGACTCTAGCACTCTCACATAGAGCCTCAGCATTACAGATCACATACATTCCGCAGTCATAGCTGTTCTGCTGCGAGGGGCTTTGCTCCTCCACAAAGGGCACTTTCGCTCCAGTGCCTAGAAAAGCCTCCAACTTAGCTGCAATACGCCGGGCATGCAATGAGTTGCTTCCACTCTGGGAGTCGTAGTGGGAGAACTGGTTGGTGTCTCGCCGATAGAGAAGCAGGCTCCAATGGGAGCCACCGgct
The sequence above is a segment of the Onychostoma macrolepis isolate SWU-2019 chromosome 07, ASM1243209v1, whole genome shotgun sequence genome. Coding sequences within it:
- the senp8 gene encoding sentrin-specific protease 8 encodes the protein MDPVVLSYQDSLLRRSDVALLNGPHWLNDQVIGFAFEYFATERFKSLGEKVCFISPEVAQFIKYASCQEELSIFLEPLSLASRRWVFLAVNDNSNQTAGGSHWSLLLYRRDTNQFSHYDSQSGSNSLHARRIAAKLEAFLGTGAKVPFVEEQSPSQQNSYDCGMYVICNAEALCESARVEGCPHLPAQIITPTYITRKRTEWYSLIQRLAKE